In Arvicola amphibius chromosome 1, mArvAmp1.2, whole genome shotgun sequence, one DNA window encodes the following:
- the LOC119813200 gene encoding LOW QUALITY PROTEIN: zinc finger protein 844-like (The sequence of the model RefSeq protein was modified relative to this genomic sequence to represent the inferred CDS: substituted 1 base at 1 genomic stop codon): protein NPVNIVKVIKTLQVTIFIKLVEFILGRKDMNMINIIKLLNVPDVFKYIKEVILERNPMNVINVVKPFPIKAFFKYMKEFILERNPMDVITVVKPLHIKVIFTGMXETILERNPMNVVNVVKPLHRTVIFKNMKEVILERNPMNVVNVEKPLHITVIFTGMKEFILERNAMNVVSVVKHLSIKVVFTGMK from the coding sequence AACCCTGTGAATATAGTAAAAGTGATCAAGACTTTGCAAGTCACAATCTTCATCAAGTTGGTAGAATTTATACTAGGGAGAAAAGATATGAATATGATAAATATCATAAAGCTTTTGAACGTCCCAGATgtcttcaaatacataaaagaagtaATTCTGGAGAggaaccctatgaatgtaatcaatgtagTAAAACCTTTTCCTATAAAAGCCTTcttcaaatacatgaaagaattcatactggagagaaaccctatggatGTAATCACTGTGGTAAAACCTTTGCATATAAAAGTGATCTTCACAGGcatgtaagaaaccatactggagagaaaccctatgaatgtagtcaatgtggtaaagcctttgcacagaaCAGTTATCTTCAAAAAcatgaaagaagtcatactggagagaaaccctatgaatgtagtcaATGTGGAAAAGCCTTTGCACATAACAGTCATCTTCACAggcatgaaagaattcatactggagagaaatgctatgaatgtagtcagtgtggtaaagcATTTAAGTATAAAAGTAGTCTTCACAGGCATGAAATAA
- the LOC119809395 gene encoding zinc finger protein 431-like: MNKHLCHHVRAPSAMSWCADALTYEDVHVNFTHEEWALLDPSQKSLYKDVMLETYWNLTSIGYKWEDENIEEHCQSSRGHRR; this comes from the exons ATGAATAAGCACCTGTGTCATCACGTGAGGGCACCTTCAGCCATGTCGTGGTGTGCT GATGCATTGACCTATGAGGATGTGCATGTGAATTTCACACATGAAGAGTGGGctttgctggatccttcccagaagagtctctacaaagatgtgatgttGGAAACCTACTGGAACCTCACTTCTATAG GGTACAAGTGGGAAGATGAAAATATTGAAGAACATTGTCAAAGTTCTAGAGGACATAGAAGGTAA
- the LOC119809406 gene encoding zinc finger protein 431-like: MRTGDAVTYEDVHVNFTHEEWALLDPSQKSLYKDVMLETYWNLTAVGYKWEEQNIEDHSQNSRRHRR; this comes from the exons GATGCAGTGACCTATGAGGATGTGCATGTGAACTTCACTCATGAAGAGTGGGctttgctggatccttcccagaagagtctctacaaagatgtgatgctggaaacCTACTGGAACCTCACTGCTGTAG GGTACAAATGGGAAGAACAGAATATTGAAGACCATTCTCAAAATTCTAGAAGACATAGAAGGTAA